TTTGCGGTATTTGATCCAACATATATCTTAGTGATTGTAGGATTGCTAATTTCAATGGCTGCATCTGCTTATGTAAATAGTACGTTTAAAAAATACGATAAAATTCAAAGTAGAAATAATGTAACGGGTACGAAAGCAGCTCAATATATTTTGGAAAAGGAACATATTAACAATGTTGGTGTTCAACAAATTGCAGGAGACTTGACGGATAATTATAATTCCGGCAACAAAATATTAAGCTTATCAGAAGCCACAGCTCAGTCGACTTCAGTTGCAGCAATAGGTGTTGCAGCGCATGAATGTGGGCATGCTGTACAGGATCATACTGGCTACAGTCCACTGAAAATTCGAGCAGCAATCGTTCCTGCAGCTAATCTAGGTTCTGCAATATCATTTCCGATTATTTTGGTTGGTGTATTGCTAAGTTGGAATCAAACATTGATTAATATTGGAATAGTCGCATTCTCATTGGCGCTATTATTTCAGTTAGTTACCTTACCAGTTGAATTTAATGCATCACGTAGAGCATTGAAGATTTTGTCAGAAGGGAACATTTTAACAGAAGAAGAAGTCCCAATGGCCAGAAAAGTCTTGTTTGCCGCAGCATTGACATATGTCGCAGCCGCTTTAGCAACTTTTTTACAGTTGCTACGTCTGATTATTTTATTTGGCGGCAACAATCGTAGAGATTAAAAACGTTGTGCGATTTTGTTTTATTACCTCAATTTTTGAGAGTATGTTATCATAAGAATAGATAGTAAGAAGGAGCTGAAAAGAATGAAAACATCAACAAAAATTAGTATTGGTTTAAGTATTGCCGCAGTAGCTGGTGTGTCAGTCGCTGTGATTGCTTCTGAGAAGATTGTCAAAAAAGTTTATCATGTATCAAATCGATTTAAAGCGAAAAAATTTGTGAACGATAAATTTGGCGGTAATGAAAAATTGCTAGGAATTGTAGATGATTTATCTGATGATGAGCTTGATTCTATGATGAATGTTTTAGGCAAAGTCAAAGACGGCAGAAAAAAAATCTCTTCTTACGGAGAATCCTTAAAAGACAACACTGAGAACTTGAAAGATCGTTTAGTCAGTTTTGTTGAAGAAATGATGTAAAAAAGTAGGGCGAGCATCTTACAAGGGTGCTCGCCCTACTTTTTATTATTTGGTAATCAATAGATAACAAAATACAAGATCATCCATGCGCTTTAAAGAAAGACCTGTTTGTTCGTAAAACTTTTCTAATCGGTAATGTAAAGTATTACGATGCATATATAAATCTTTTGCTGTTGAACTAATATTTCCTTGATTATGCCAAAGAGCGAGGACGATCTGCTGAATTTCGTCTGTCAAAACGAGTTGCTTTGAAAAGGTCTGAACAATTTTACTATGATTCATTGCGTCGTTAGTAAAATAGTGTAATGCTACATCTGGTAAGGAAAATGTAGATTTGCCACGAAGATTTTCAACTTCTGTTTTGAAAATTTGCTGTTCTTCTTGAAATAATGCGAGCGATTGCTCATTCGCTGGGAAAAAACTACCGACAAAAACAGTAGTGGAAGAATCAAAATCGGCATCTAAAGTTAAGAAAATACTTTTAAGTTCCTCTAGATTATAGTGATTTTTATTGTACTGTTCAATTAAAACGCCATCCATTTCGCTTGTGAAAAAGAAATCATTTAAATTGGGAAAGATTTCTATAATGCTATTTTCCCATTCTGATTGTAAAAATGCTTTTGGTTTTTTTATTTGAAATTGCATGATACGAAATGTTCCTTCGAGTTCCAGTGTCATCTGATCAAATAGATAACCAAACCAAGGATGTTTTTTTGAATCCACAAAATAGTCTTTTGTCGGGAATAATGTTTCCAATAATCGAATTTCTGATTCTTGTAGCGTTTCTTTAGCAAGGACAAAATATTTTCCATCAATTGGTAATGAAAGATCTTTACTTGTTGATTGCGTTTGCTGGATTTTCCCTGCAGGATATAGTTTAACTAATTTCTCAATAGTCATAGACACACCTCACTGGTTTATTGTACCATGAATAAGAGAAAAGTATAGAATGAGAGGCGGAAATCGCTTGAATGAAAAGACAAGCTGTTTAACGATAGAAGAAAAAGAAAAGTTCATGTCTGAGGCGATCAAAGAAGCTAAGAAAGCTGAAGGAATCAAAGAAGTACCTATTGGAGCAATAGTTGTCTTGGATGGACAAATTATAGGACGCGGGCACAACCTTAGAGAAGAGAGCCAAGATGCAACAGCTCATGCCGAGATGTATGCAAT
This sequence is a window from Enterococcus sp. 7F3_DIV0205. Protein-coding genes within it:
- a CDS encoding zinc metallopeptidase codes for the protein MMPFFAVFDPTYILVIVGLLISMAASAYVNSTFKKYDKIQSRNNVTGTKAAQYILEKEHINNVGVQQIAGDLTDNYNSGNKILSLSEATAQSTSVAAIGVAAHECGHAVQDHTGYSPLKIRAAIVPAANLGSAISFPIILVGVLLSWNQTLINIGIVAFSLALLFQLVTLPVEFNASRRALKILSEGNILTEEEVPMARKVLFAAALTYVAAALATFLQLLRLIILFGGNNRRD
- a CDS encoding helix-turn-helix domain-containing protein, which encodes MTIEKLVKLYPAGKIQQTQSTSKDLSLPIDGKYFVLAKETLQESEIRLLETLFPTKDYFVDSKKHPWFGYLFDQMTLELEGTFRIMQFQIKKPKAFLQSEWENSIIEIFPNLNDFFFTSEMDGVLIEQYNKNHYNLEELKSIFLTLDADFDSSTTVFVGSFFPANEQSLALFQEEQQIFKTEVENLRGKSTFSLPDVALHYFTNDAMNHSKIVQTFSKQLVLTDEIQQIVLALWHNQGNISSTAKDLYMHRNTLHYRLEKFYEQTGLSLKRMDDLVFCYLLITK